Proteins from one Euwallacea similis isolate ESF13 chromosome 13, ESF131.1, whole genome shotgun sequence genomic window:
- the LOC136413163 gene encoding uncharacterized protein codes for MFLGSSQESESDRASQEDEFKKPKSKKRGRKPKATPSTPTTPTPNSKRPAFDTSATASSARQDEGITSPTTNTPPRQPTFSYTFMVLAAPSMTRVQLALEWEKVNNKNKDIIIKQDTSFLVKTNDERKAHEGLQTLVLQKAITSFKLLNTPTATSKLTSTTRHITPSYSVVATGVELDITDEMFLRNLERLQLKIRFCKRIISRQRGVPTLMMRLITGDLKTYEQLITDRMVHFLGRIYRIVESKPPAPIPSPCGKCSSFEHRTEDCKRPISCSKCQGNHPTTACTSPLPIRCATCNAADHAAWSMKCPRRPTAPIKGIPNVRIKCLNRKSAEVSKTITNESRVHSPITTHDYIINKYKHQLNKTNNNNREELLKKLNKQCIEDFNIETSVVFFGSHMYILMFDLLLPNRISPTEPRDQLKQTITNTEHSI; via the coding sequence ATGTTCCTGGGGAGCTCGCAGGAGTCCGAGTCGGACCGGGCGTCCCAGGAGGATGAGTTCAAGAAACCCAAATCCAAGAAGAGAGGCAGGAAACCCAAGGCCACCCCATCCACACCCACAACCCCTACTCCAAACTCCAAGAGACCCGCATTCGATACCAGCGCAACAGCTTCCTCAGCCAGACAGGACGAAGGAATAACATCACCAACAACGAACACACCTCCAAGACAACCAACATTCTCCTATACGTTTATGGTTCTGGCAGCTCCCTCAATGACCAGGGTCCAACTAGCACTAGAATGGGAAAaggtaaataacaaaaacaaggACATCATCATTAAGCAAGACACAAGCTTCCTGGTCAAAACCAACGACGAGAGGAAAGCACATGAAGGACTCCAAACTCTAGTGCTACAGAAAGCTATAACCTCCTTTAAACTATTGAACACGCCCACCGCAACATCAAAACTAACAAGCACCACCCGTCACATTACACCTTCCTACTCAGTGGTTGCCACGGGGGTAGAGCTCGACATTACGGACGAGATGTTCTTGCGAAACCTCGAAAGGTTACAACTGAAAATACGGTTCTGCAAACGTATCATCTCCAGGCAGAGAGGAGTACCGACACTTATGATGCGGTTAATCACGGGCGACCTTAAGACGTACGAGCAACTGATTACGGATAGGATGGTTCACTTCCTCGGCCGTATCTACAGGATCGTGGAAAGCAAGCCCCCTGCGCCAATCCCCTCACCATGCGGCAAGTGCAGTTCGTTTGAGCACCGCACTGAGGACTGCAAGAGGCCCATAAGCTGCAGCAAGTGCCAGGGTAATCATCCAACAACGGCATGCACATCACCGCTTCCCATCAGGTGTGCCACGTGCAACGCTGCGGACCACGCGGCTTGGAGCATGAAGTGCCCGCGAAGACCGACAGCTCCTATTAAGGGTATCCCAAACGTTAGGATCAAGTGTCTCAACAGGAAGTCCGCCGAGGTCTCAAAGACTATAACGAATGAAAGCAGAGTTCACTCTCCTATTACCACACACGACTATATCATCAACAAATACAAACATCAACTgaacaaaacaaacaacaataatcGAGAGGAACTTCtgaaaaaacttaacaaaCAATGCATAGAGGACTTCAACATTGAGACCTCGGTGGTATTCTTCGGGTCCCACATGTACATACTCATGTTTGACCTTCTCCTGCCCAACCGAATTTCCCCAACAGAACCCCGCGATCAACTTAAACAAACAATCACAAATACGGAACATTCAATCTAA
- the LOC136413237 gene encoding piggyBac transposable element-derived protein 4-like encodes MASNNRPLSDKELQNEIQRIMNGDFQNDSYLESGDEIDNEWEEEDRLEVESKSTDSNISDFGEEVNNERDNVNGTNLVIANQPLDNPIYGESSTSSEENIPLSIIAASLKRKRNIIKPKSIRLKGKNGHKWSTKLPQLSKRTARRNIVHFISGSKVGGEVCSEIVDYFLLFFSEDILNRIVVHTNEEIAKQAEKYTSNTPTISILSKMELLALFGILVMTAVKKDNHLNAKQMFDSTISGSFYKGCMSCERFIFLVNCLRFDSKKTRTERLKNDAFAHIREIWNTFIETCRTSYTPSSYLTIDEQLLRFRGRCPFRMYIPNKPSKYGIKIVMLCDSSSKYMIDASPYLGKSTHTGGLPLSNYYIKELTKSVHGTNRNITMDNWFTSVGIADELLSDPYKLTIIGTIRKNKKEIPPEMLELAKRKPQSSMFCFDKSKTLLSYMPKKNKLVLLLSTMHEGAEISEINNKPIIILNYNETKSGVDTFDQMCSNMSCSRKTRRWPLCIFYGMVNTTCVNSYVLYCCNNLKNGEKPLRRYQFMIHLAHQLARPWMEHRLSGTTLRRKLRQTIQEILKIEKRFDNATQVEGKRTLCYYCPSRLRRMTTIYCTHCKHAMCGEHRGKSCTECLQD; translated from the coding sequence atggCATCCAACAATAGGCCTTTGAGTGACAAAGAactgcaaaatgaaattcaaagaattaTGAATGGCGATTTCCAAAATGATTCATATTTAGAGTCTGGTGATGAAATTGATAATGAGTGGGAAGAAGAAGATCGTTTGGAGGTTGAAAGTAAATCAACTGACAGTAACATTAGTGACTTTGGGGAAGAAGTAAACAATGAGAGAGATAATGTAAACGGGACTAATTTAGTTATTGCTAATCAACCTTTGGACAATCCAATATACGGAGAGAGTAGTACATCatctgaagaaaatattcCGTTATCTATTATAGCGGCTTCGTTAAAACGAAAaaggaatataataaaaccaaaatcaataagactaaaaggaaaaaatggacACAAATGGTCCACAAAATTGCCGCAACTATCAAAAAGGACAGCAAGAAGAAATATAGTCCATTTCATATCAGGAAGTAAAGTTGGTGGTGAAGTGTGTTCagaaattgttgattatttCCTGCTTTTTTTTTCGGAGGATATTTTGAATAGAATTGTTGTTCACACCAACGAAGAAATTGCCAAACAGGCAGAAAAGTATACTTCTAATACGCCTACCATATCTATACTATCTAAAATGGAACTATTGGCATTGTTTGGTATTCTAGTAATGACTGCCGTCAAGAAGGATAACCATTTGAATGCCAAACAAATGTTTGATAGCACAATCTCTGGCTCTTTTTATAAAGGATGCATGAGTTGTGAGAGGTTTATTTTCCTGGTAAATTGCCTACGATTTGACAGCAAGAAGACAAGAACGGAAAGGTTAAAGAACGACGCATTTGCTCATATTCGTGAAATCTGGAATACATTCATCGAAACGTGCCGAACATCATATACTCCTTCATCATATTTGACGATTGACGAACAACTCTTGAGGTTTCGAGGCAGATGTCCGTTTAGGATGTATATTCCAAataaaccttcaaaatatggaattaaaattgttatgctCTGCGACTCTTCCTCGAAATATATGATCGATGCCAGTCCTTATTTGGGAAAATCCACGCACACAGGAGGGTTACCATTATCTAACTATTACATAAAAGAGTTGACTAAATCTGTACATGGAACAAACCGAAATATCACAATGGACAATTGGTTTACCTCCGTTGGGATAGCAGATGAACTATTGAGTGATCCATATAAACTTACCATCATTGgaacaattagaaaaaataaaaaagaaatcccACCCGAAATGCTTGAACTTGCAAAAAGAAAGCCTCAATCCtcaatgttttgttttgacaaaagtaaaactttattGTCGTATAtgcctaaaaaaaataagctaGTATTACTGCTTTCCACTATGCACGAAGGGGCagaaatttcggaaataaataataaaccaataaTAATCTTGAATTATAATGAGACAAAGTCCGGTGTGGACACATTTGATCAAATGTGTTCAAACATGTCTTGTAGCAGGAAAACTAGACGGTGGCCACTATGCATTTTTTACGGAATGGTAAACACAACCTGTGTCAATTCGTATGTATTATATTGTtgtaacaatttgaaaaatggtgaaaaacCCCTTCGTCGATATCAATTTATGATTCACCTAGCTCACCAGCTTGCCAGGCCTTGGATGGAACATCGACTAAGTGGTACAACTTTACGCCGCAAACTTCGACAAACTATTCAAGAAATcctcaaaatcgaaaaaagatTTGACAACGCCACTCAAGTAGAAGGCAAACGTACCTTATGTTACTATTGTCCCAGCAGGTTAAGGCGAATGACGACCATTTACTGCACTCATTGCAAACATGCTATGTGCGGCGAACACCGCGGGAAATCTTGCACGGAATGCTTACAGGATTAA